Proteins co-encoded in one Streptomyces sp. NBC_01283 genomic window:
- a CDS encoding replication initiator: protein MARPLDLRHVISPAVRDLIELANLHDFDRVTEQVRNLRGCTRPVNLVGWTTTSDKTTKNVLRSYSTADEPTGRLLTACGNRRSSRCPACSRLYAADTYHLIKAGLSGGKTVPETVRTHPRVFATLTAPSFGPVHNRPTTNAGKPLPCRCGAHHPEDAPQLGTPLNPATYDYTGAVLWNAHAGSLWARFTTYLRRALAAHLGMTQKALNAAVRISFAKVAEYQKRGLVHFHAVIRFDGPDGYTTEPPAWATADALDHAVQTAARRSVLTVESDAIGEREITWGDRIDVREIAALGDGELTDQKVAAYVAKYATKSAEGSGTVDRTLVCRPCQGRGHVRGPDGFHDLCTDCDGTGQAEPLRDLRVQQHVRQMIRAAWALGHLPEFAELKLWKWAHMLGFRGHFSTKSRRYSTTLGALRDVRRAWRTAQTEQARIRAGHPAPEENTTLVTDSSWQYLASGYRPGEELLAAHARYEREQAQEQKARAKTEGEPWQ, encoded by the coding sequence ATGGCCCGCCCTCTCGACCTGCGCCACGTGATCAGCCCCGCCGTGCGGGACCTCATCGAACTGGCCAACCTCCACGACTTCGACCGCGTCACCGAGCAAGTCCGCAACCTGCGCGGCTGCACCCGCCCCGTCAACCTCGTCGGCTGGACCACCACCAGCGACAAGACGACCAAGAACGTTCTGCGCTCCTACTCCACTGCTGATGAACCCACCGGACGGCTCCTGACCGCGTGCGGCAACCGCCGCTCCTCTCGCTGCCCGGCCTGCTCCCGCCTCTACGCCGCCGACACTTACCACCTGATCAAGGCCGGACTGTCAGGCGGCAAGACCGTCCCCGAAACCGTCCGCACCCACCCCCGCGTGTTCGCCACACTCACCGCCCCCTCCTTCGGCCCCGTCCACAACCGCCCCACCACCAACGCGGGCAAGCCCCTGCCCTGCCGCTGCGGCGCCCACCACCCCGAAGATGCCCCGCAGTTGGGCACGCCGCTGAATCCCGCCACGTACGACTACACGGGCGCGGTGCTGTGGAACGCGCATGCAGGGTCCCTGTGGGCACGCTTCACCACCTACCTCCGCCGCGCACTTGCCGCCCACCTCGGCATGACACAGAAGGCGCTGAACGCCGCCGTGCGTATCTCGTTCGCCAAGGTCGCTGAGTACCAAAAGCGCGGCCTGGTCCACTTCCACGCCGTGATCCGCTTCGACGGCCCCGACGGCTACACCACCGAGCCCCCCGCCTGGGCCACTGCCGATGCCCTCGACCACGCCGTACAGACTGCTGCCCGCCGCTCTGTGCTCACCGTGGAATCAGACGCCATCGGCGAACGCGAGATCACCTGGGGCGACCGGATCGACGTGCGCGAGATTGCTGCTCTTGGGGACGGCGAACTCACTGACCAGAAGGTAGCCGCCTACGTCGCCAAGTACGCCACCAAGAGCGCCGAAGGCTCCGGCACCGTCGACCGCACCCTTGTCTGCCGCCCCTGCCAAGGTCGCGGCCACGTGCGCGGCCCGGACGGCTTCCACGACCTGTGCACGGACTGCGACGGCACCGGACAAGCCGAACCCTTGCGTGACCTGCGCGTACAGCAGCACGTCCGCCAGATGATCCGCGCCGCCTGGGCGCTGGGCCACTTGCCCGAATTCGCTGAGCTCAAGCTCTGGAAGTGGGCCCACATGCTCGGCTTCCGCGGCCACTTCTCCACCAAATCCCGCCGCTACTCCACCACCCTCGGCGCTCTGCGCGACGTACGCCGAGCCTGGCGCACCGCGCAAACCGAGCAAGCCCGCATCCGTGCCGGCCACCCCGCTCCCGAGGAGAACACCACTCTCGTCACCGACTCCTCATGGCAGTACCTCGCCTCCGGCTACCGCCCCGGCGAAGAACTCCTAGCTGCTCACGCCCGCTACGAACGCGAGCAAGCCCAAGAGCAGAAGGCACGTGCCAAGACGGAAGGGGAGCCCTGGCAATGA
- a CDS encoding DUF2637 domain-containing protein, whose product MTEDRITQRTVTVVMVVIAALAFVFSFGNVWSLALRLGVPAPIAPLIAPMVDLSVVGLLVALRYLSLRGVPPEQMKAATRLMHVSGLLTLALNIAEPIAAGHYGRAAIDAVAPLLLLGWGTVGPQLLRHFHTVSDTTPALASISEPAPAAAEMTPEPEPLPAVVDAEPAPAPAPAPAPPVPATPAPVPAAKVPEPLLNEARSIASAHRAEHGESITPAQLKRRLGVGLPMATALHTALLA is encoded by the coding sequence ATGACTGAGGACCGGATCACTCAGCGCACCGTGACCGTGGTCATGGTCGTCATCGCCGCCCTGGCGTTCGTCTTCTCCTTCGGCAACGTCTGGTCGCTGGCCCTGCGGCTTGGCGTCCCGGCCCCCATCGCACCCCTGATCGCCCCCATGGTCGACCTGTCGGTGGTCGGGCTCCTGGTGGCCCTGCGCTACCTCTCCCTGCGTGGCGTCCCACCGGAGCAGATGAAAGCAGCCACGCGGCTGATGCACGTATCCGGACTGCTGACCTTGGCCCTCAACATCGCCGAACCCATCGCCGCCGGACACTACGGCCGCGCCGCCATAGACGCGGTCGCCCCCTTGCTCCTCCTCGGATGGGGCACGGTCGGCCCGCAGCTCCTGCGCCACTTCCACACCGTGAGCGACACGACACCCGCCCTGGCCTCGATCAGCGAACCGGCCCCGGCCGCTGCCGAGATGACGCCGGAACCGGAACCGCTCCCCGCCGTTGTGGATGCGGAACCGGCACCTGCTCCGGCTCCCGCTCCGGCTCCGCCCGTCCCGGCCACGCCCGCGCCGGTGCCTGCGGCGAAGGTCCCTGAGCCGCTTCTCAACGAAGCCCGCTCGATCGCCTCGGCTCATCGCGCCGAACACGGCGAGAGCATCACCCCGGCCCAGCTCAAGCGACGCCTCGGTGTCGGCCTGCCCATGGCTACCGCCCTGCACACCGCTCTGTTGGCCTGA
- a CDS encoding GntR family transcriptional regulator, protein MSLPRDSHTPPYKLVADEIRQQIRSGRIKPGERVPSSRDLEAKYEIANMTARSALRLLQDEGLIYSTPGRGNFVTDPLPSESSPKAGQAEQEGERHMPTPEYMELSGRLDAINARLDSLLGVFQQLAGVTEKPKKK, encoded by the coding sequence ATGAGTCTGCCGAGGGATTCCCACACTCCGCCTTACAAGCTGGTCGCCGACGAGATCCGCCAGCAGATCCGATCCGGCCGCATCAAGCCGGGCGAACGCGTCCCGTCCTCACGCGACCTCGAAGCCAAATACGAGATCGCGAACATGACCGCCCGCAGCGCGCTGCGCCTCCTACAGGACGAGGGCCTGATCTACTCCACGCCCGGACGGGGCAATTTCGTCACTGACCCCTTGCCCTCCGAGTCCAGCCCGAAGGCCGGCCAGGCAGAGCAAGAAGGCGAACGACACATGCCCACCCCCGAGTACATGGAACTTTCCGGGCGCCTGGACGCCATAAACGCCAGACTGGACAGCCTGCTAGGCGTCTTCCAGCAGCTTGCCGGGGTCACCGAGAAGCCGAAGAAGAAGTAG
- a CDS encoding FtsK/SpoIIIE domain-containing protein, whose amino-acid sequence MSVEEVVGYAPLVLGAGLALIALWAVLWIVRYALADTMMRASIRQAVRVRRTWKRLAPMAGLSVTDKTPTALASLSATDGKAPKPRVLIPALKVKPDRFGVVVRANCLPKVSLEEFQKAAPYLADAWRCERVSVLPDGPGQVIIRGVRVDPLITRTEHVPTGAVPEKAATWDLGVDEYAQPVTVDLSQVPGVTVAGLPGFGKTSLINRLVCDWAPSTAIQFVGFDGKVSKAHEGDYADLVKRMYAFVGDDLEDAHKLFNRLVDLRRARSSSIRSVLGVKSMWDVGPSAAWPLVVAIIDEAHTYFREYKGNDPETKKLARLAAENARLVEDLVKKGRSVGVLVILATQKSTGDAIPTFIRDVCPVGLSFAQKTAEAAVAALGEDIRNWDDANPINLQDPAYVGVASMSHQSRPGFARIRTPYVSDADAARIAADTAHLAHDPMDLLIAHTGLSLSKVDDLSDLFGEEPEAA is encoded by the coding sequence ATGTCAGTGGAGGAGGTGGTCGGCTACGCCCCTCTCGTGCTGGGGGCGGGCCTCGCCCTCATCGCCTTGTGGGCGGTGCTGTGGATAGTGCGCTATGCGTTGGCCGACACGATGATGAGGGCCAGCATCCGCCAAGCCGTGCGGGTGCGCCGGACCTGGAAGCGGCTCGCGCCGATGGCCGGACTCTCGGTCACCGACAAGACGCCCACCGCCCTCGCGTCCCTGTCGGCCACGGACGGCAAGGCACCGAAACCGCGGGTTCTCATCCCGGCCCTGAAGGTGAAGCCGGACCGGTTCGGCGTCGTGGTGCGGGCCAACTGCCTGCCCAAGGTGAGCCTGGAGGAGTTCCAGAAGGCTGCCCCGTATCTGGCGGACGCGTGGCGCTGTGAGCGGGTCTCGGTCCTGCCGGACGGCCCCGGCCAGGTGATCATTCGGGGTGTGCGGGTGGACCCACTCATCACCCGAACCGAGCATGTGCCCACGGGCGCGGTGCCCGAGAAGGCGGCGACCTGGGATCTGGGCGTGGATGAGTACGCCCAGCCGGTGACGGTCGACCTGTCACAGGTTCCGGGTGTGACCGTGGCTGGCCTGCCCGGCTTCGGCAAGACCTCTCTCATCAACCGCCTGGTCTGCGACTGGGCGCCCTCGACCGCGATTCAGTTTGTCGGCTTCGACGGCAAGGTCTCAAAGGCTCATGAGGGGGACTACGCCGACCTGGTCAAGCGCATGTACGCCTTCGTCGGTGACGACCTGGAGGACGCCCACAAGCTGTTCAATCGGCTCGTGGACTTGCGTCGTGCGCGCTCCTCTTCGATCCGGTCCGTACTGGGCGTCAAGAGCATGTGGGATGTCGGCCCGTCCGCAGCCTGGCCGCTTGTGGTGGCGATCATCGACGAAGCCCACACCTACTTCCGCGAGTACAAGGGCAACGACCCCGAGACGAAGAAGCTCGCCCGCCTTGCGGCCGAGAATGCCCGGCTCGTTGAGGACCTCGTCAAGAAGGGCCGCAGCGTCGGCGTCCTGGTCATCCTGGCCACGCAGAAGTCCACGGGGGATGCGATCCCGACGTTCATCCGTGACGTGTGCCCGGTCGGTCTGTCGTTCGCGCAGAAGACTGCCGAAGCGGCGGTGGCTGCGCTGGGGGAGGACATCCGCAACTGGGACGACGCCAACCCCATCAACCTCCAGGACCCGGCCTATGTCGGTGTCGCGTCCATGAGCCACCAGTCCCGGCCCGGCTTCGCCCGCATCCGGACCCCGTATGTGTCCGACGCGGACGCGGCCCGCATCGCCGCCGACACCGCCCACCTCGCTCACGACCCCATGGACCTCCTCATCGCGCACACGGGCCTGAGCCTGTCCAAGGTCGATGACCTCTCCGACCTCTTCGGGGAGGAACCTGAGGCTGCCTGA